The Magnolia sinica isolate HGM2019 chromosome 9, MsV1, whole genome shotgun sequence genome contains a region encoding:
- the LOC131255178 gene encoding receptor-like protein 7 has protein sequence MALPFSSKNPSFLIVFFLSSLLFLNTQQCNHHHFSALLDLKNGFYFPPLPSWNSNNSDCCSWEGITCDGPTGHVISLDLSGLRIRGRIDFESLFRLRSLRRLNLAYNDFDGSPIPSGFEQLTSLTHLNLSQLSFYGQIPLEISRLITLVSLDLSFNLYYNGSSFKFLKLENPSIGAVVQNLSNLSELYLDWVHILLQGQTLDLPLPTLRKLILQECDISGSIYSSLLQLHFLSELDLSGNNLSSAVPNFIGNLSSLTSLLLTDCGLHGKFPQSVFQMTNLQIIGISDNPLVAINLPEFPQNNTLQQLILSHTGLSGKLPDSLSNLKFLTHLDLSNCNLSGSLPSSLWNLTKLQYLDLSSNKLSGPIPSSYGNELLNLKEIGLQNNLLNGTIPSSLLSLPSLYQLDLTGNQFSGQLGEFHNASSSLLEYIHLGNNKLQGMIPRFIFQLTKLQTLKVSSNNFSGVVEMGLFQNLKKLYSLDLSDNNLSVQYGSGNSTFVFIPQFQSLLLRSCNITTFPNFLRNQVQLRQLDLSYNKISGEIPKWIWEGMEPSPHLSLSSLQYLDLSSNKLEGSLPIPPPSIFFFSIPPCLGEIGDALSVLNLQGNAFNGTLLQTFKEGCNIQTLDLSGNQLEGQVPRSLANCKMLELLNLGNNHIHDTFPLWLGDLSQLRVLVLRSNQFHGTIGHPLTNQVFPLLQIFDLSFNSFEGNLPSNMFKSWKAMMEDDKSQSLVLGKMINRSSIYYQNKVSVVSKGLMMEVVKILTAFTVVDLSENKFHGDIPESIGDLKSLLVLTMSNNDLTGGIPTSLQNLRDLESLDLSQNKLSGEIPWQLTDLTFLAVLNLSQNFLVGKIPQSRQFLTFNSESFKENSGLCGPPLSKKCEDAESAPPSPLSTLQSERKYDWELMWIGFGVGHGVRKRLSSFSNSDRQTMVGTMATKPNPTFEFSKRRPVSKL, from the exons ATGGCTCTCCCCTTTTCTTCTAAAAACCCATCATTTCTCATTGTCTTCTTTTTAtcatctcttctctttctcaaTACCCAACAATGCAACCATCACCACTTCTCTGCTTTGCTCGACTTAAAGAATGGCTTTTACTTCCCTCCTCTCCCCTCTTGGAATTCAAACAACTCCGATTGCTGCTCTTGGGAAGGCATCACGTGTGATGGACCCACTGGTCACGTGATCAGCCTCGACCTCAGTGGCCTTCGGATCAGGGGTCGGATTGATTTTGAAAGCCTCTTTCGTCTTCGGAGCCTGCGAAGGCTCAACCTCGCTTACAATGATTTTGATGGCTCTCCAATCCCATCTGGGTTTGAACAGCTCACCAgtttgacccatctcaacctctctcAGTTATCCTTTTATGGCCAAATCCCACTGGAAATCTCCCGCTTGATCACTTTGGTTTCTCTCGATCTTTCTTTCAATCTATATTACAATGGTTCATCCTTCAAATTCctgaaactcgaaaacccaagcaTTGGAGCAGTcgtccaaaacctgtccaatctgAGTGAACTCTATCTGGACTGGGTACACATCTTACTGCAGGGCCAGACCTTAGATTTGCCACTCCCTACTCTCCGCAAGTTGATCTTACAAGAATGTGATATTTCAGGCTCCATCTATTCTTCCCTTTTgcagctccatttcttatctgaactcgacctcagcgGAAACAATCTATCCTCTGCAGTGCCCAATTTCATAGGGAACTTATCCTCATTGACGTCCCTGCTCCTTACAGATTGTGGATTGCATGGAAAATTCCCTCAGAGTGTTTTCCAGATGACAAATCTACAAATCATTGGCATATCAGacaatccacttgtagctatcaatttGCCAGAGTTCCCTCAAAACAATACTCTACAGCAATTGATCCTTTCACACACTGGACTTTCAGGAAAGTTACCAGATTCTCTCAGTAATCTCAAATTCTTGACTCATTTAGACCTCAGCAATTGCAACTTGTCAGGATCATTACCATCCTCACTTTGGAACCTTACCAAACTGCAATATCTGGATCTTTCATCCAATAAATTGAGCGGCCCAATTCCTTCTTCATATGGAAATGAGCTTCTGAATCTCAAAGAGATAGGCTTACAGAATAATTTGCTTAATGggaccattccatcatcattgcTTTCACTCCCATCATTATATCAGCTGGACCTCACAGGTAACCAATTTAGTGGTCAACTTGGTGAGTTCCACAATGCCTCTTCTTCACTGCTGGAGTACATCCATTTGGGTAACAATAAATTGCAGGGGATGATACCCAGATTTATCTTTCAACTTACCAAGCTTCAAACACTTAAGGTTTCTTCCAATAATTTCAGTGGTGTTGTAGAGATGGGCTTATTTCAAAACCTCAAAAAACTTTACTCTCTGGATCTTTCAGATAACAACTTGTCAGTCCAATATGGCAGTGGTAATTCCACATTTGTTTTCATCCCCCAGTTTCAATCTTTGTTGTTACGATCTTGCAACATCACCACATTTCCAAATTTCTTGAGAAATCAAGTGCAGTTGAGGCAACTGGACCTTTCCTACAATAAAATTAGTGGTGAAATACCCAAATGGATATGGGAG GGAATGGAACCATCTCCCCATCTTTCGTTGAGTTCCTTGCAATACCTTGACCTTAGCTCCAACAAGCTAGAAGGCTCACTTCCTATCCCACCACCTtccatctttttcttttca ATTCCACCATGTTTGGGTGAGATTGGTGATGCCCTGTCTGTGTTGAATCTTCAAGGAAATGCTTTCAATGGCACCTTACTTCAGACATTTAAAGAGGGATGCAACATACAAACGCTTGATCTCAGTGGGAATCAATTAGAGGGCCAAGTGCCAAGGTCTCTGGCTAATTGCAAAATGTTGGAGTTATTAAACTTGGGAAACAATCACATACATGACACCTTCCCTTTATGGTTGGGAGATTTGTCCCAGTTGCGTGTTCTTgtcttgagatccaaccaatttcaTGGCACCATTGGGCATCCTCTAACAAATCAAGTTTTTCCTCTGTTACAAATTTTCGACCTCTCTTTCAATAGCTTTGAGGGTAATTTGCCATCAAATATGTTCAAGAGCtggaaggcaatgatggaagaCGACAAATCCCAATCTTTGGTCCTTGGAAAAATGATAAACAGAAGTTCCATATACTATCAAAACAAAGTGTCTGTAGTGAGCAAAGGGCTAATGATGGAAGTGGTAAAGATCCTTACTGCCTTCACTGTAGTGGATCTCTCGGAGAACAAATTTCATGGGGATATCCCGGAATCAATTGGGGATCTAAAGTCACTCCTTGTGCTCACTATGTCCAACAATGATTTAACCGGcggaattccaacatcacttcaGAATCTAAGGGATTTAGAGTCATTAGATCTCTCGCAAAATAAATTGTCTGGAGAGATCCCTTGGCAGCTAACAGATCTAACATTCCTTGCAGTGTTGAATCTCTCACAAAATTTCCTCGTGGGAAAAATACCACAAAGCCGGCAATTTCTTACATTTAACAGCGAATCATTCAAAGAGAACTCAGGATTGTGTGGACCTCCACTATCAAAGAAATGCGAAGATGCAGAGAGTGCACCACCGTCCCCTCTGTCAACATTACAATCTGAAAGGAAATATGATTGGGAATTAATGTGGATAGGATTTGGAGTTGGACACGGA GTACGAAAACGTCTGTCTTCCTTCAGCAACTCAGATCGACAGACCATGGTTGGGACAATGGCAACAAAGCCAAATCCAACATTTGAGTTTTCAAAGAGAAGGCCAGTCTCCAAGCTCTAG
- the LOC131255760 gene encoding sister chromatid cohesion protein PDS5 homolog A-like isoform X3, which yields MILYDDGDVEVLQLDKEKWDVISEGSEPSKRLKSSNVSPSKGMSAKKEKSRTHGAPRRNKNPYKKFRRKTTIKKNVKNSHSGMSESNIGANASNYAEGRATPELSDSHPDTCPEVNEVNSDDFANEQASPLAAAKEEEREASSDLEESDRRKWILLTEELQEIWMMNLLVCGRYQEQK from the exons ATACTATATGACGATGGAGATGTGGAAGTTCTCCAGTTAGATAAGGAGAAGTGGGATGTTATTAGTGAAGGTTCCGAGCCTAGCAAG CGACTTAAATCATCGAATGTTTCCCCATCCAAAGGAAT GTCAGCCAAGAAGGAAAAAAGTAGGACACATGGTGCCCCAAGACGAAATAAGAATCCTTATAAGAA ATTCAGGAGGAAAACGACTATAAAGAAAAATGTAAAGAATAGCCATAGTGGAATGTCAGAAAGCAACATTGGTGCTAATGCCAGCAATTACGCTGAAGGAAGAGCTACCCCTGAATTATCAGATTCTCACCCCGACACTTGTCCTGAAGTCAATGAAGTTAATTCAG ATGATTTTGCAAATGAACAAGCATCTCCTTTAGCAGCCGCAAAGGAGGAGGAACGAGAGGCCTCATCAGACCTAGAAGAATCAGACAGGAGAAAATGGATTCTTCTGACAGAGGAGCTGCAGGAGATTTGGATGATGAACCTCTT AGTATGTGGAAGGTACCAGGAGCAAAAGTAG
- the LOC131255760 gene encoding sister chromatid cohesion protein PDS5 homolog A-like isoform X2: MIFASKILYDDGDVEVLQLDKEKWDVISEGSEPSKRLKSSNVSPSKGMSAKKEKSRTHGAPRRNKNPYKKFRRKTTIKKNVKNSHSGMSESNIGANASNYAEGRATPELSDSHPDTCPEVNEVNSDDFANEQASPLAAAKEEEREASSDLEESDRRKWILLTEELQEIWMMNLLVCGRYQEQK, from the exons ATGATATTTGCTTCAAAGATACTATATGACGATGGAGATGTGGAAGTTCTCCAGTTAGATAAGGAGAAGTGGGATGTTATTAGTGAAGGTTCCGAGCCTAGCAAG CGACTTAAATCATCGAATGTTTCCCCATCCAAAGGAAT GTCAGCCAAGAAGGAAAAAAGTAGGACACATGGTGCCCCAAGACGAAATAAGAATCCTTATAAGAA ATTCAGGAGGAAAACGACTATAAAGAAAAATGTAAAGAATAGCCATAGTGGAATGTCAGAAAGCAACATTGGTGCTAATGCCAGCAATTACGCTGAAGGAAGAGCTACCCCTGAATTATCAGATTCTCACCCCGACACTTGTCCTGAAGTCAATGAAGTTAATTCAG ATGATTTTGCAAATGAACAAGCATCTCCTTTAGCAGCCGCAAAGGAGGAGGAACGAGAGGCCTCATCAGACCTAGAAGAATCAGACAGGAGAAAATGGATTCTTCTGACAGAGGAGCTGCAGGAGATTTGGATGATGAACCTCTT AGTATGTGGAAGGTACCAGGAGCAAAAGTAG
- the LOC131255760 gene encoding uncharacterized protein LOC131255760 isoform X1 has product MNGLMYRWQIGICWGLGIKNPVLQVAIPGRVLGFENAISIIHLVHCCCYRSAKKEKSRTHGAPRRNKNPYKKFRRKTTIKKNVKNSHSGMSESNIGANASNYAEGRATPELSDSHPDTCPEVNEVNSDDFANEQASPLAAAKEEEREASSDLEESDRRKWILLTEELQEIWMMNLLVCGRYQEQK; this is encoded by the exons ATGAATGGCCTGATGTACAGGTGGCAAATTGGCATATGTTGGGGACTAGGAATAAAAAATCCAGTCTTACAAGTAGCCATACCAGGCAGGGTACTTGGTTTCGAGAATGCAATTTCCATTATACATCTTGTACATTGTTGTTGCTACAGGTCAGCCAAGAAGGAAAAAAGTAGGACACATGGTGCCCCAAGACGAAATAAGAATCCTTATAAGAA ATTCAGGAGGAAAACGACTATAAAGAAAAATGTAAAGAATAGCCATAGTGGAATGTCAGAAAGCAACATTGGTGCTAATGCCAGCAATTACGCTGAAGGAAGAGCTACCCCTGAATTATCAGATTCTCACCCCGACACTTGTCCTGAAGTCAATGAAGTTAATTCAG ATGATTTTGCAAATGAACAAGCATCTCCTTTAGCAGCCGCAAAGGAGGAGGAACGAGAGGCCTCATCAGACCTAGAAGAATCAGACAGGAGAAAATGGATTCTTCTGACAGAGGAGCTGCAGGAGATTTGGATGATGAACCTCTT AGTATGTGGAAGGTACCAGGAGCAAAAGTAG